In Acidobacteriota bacterium, the following proteins share a genomic window:
- a CDS encoding transcriptional repressor, whose amino-acid sequence MLSPAEFVERHRPSGGRRSGKRDVIVSVFLEQQGHLSAEQLADLVRARDPRISRATIYRTLQWMIDAGIARRVDFGGGNFRFEHAYRHPRHFHLICKQCRQSIEFLSSDIEALIEEVAVVRRFRPDESVIQIYGTCEHCAAGRPAEPPAVPLDAVFARDALRVAIATERSGLTFYARAARLARDSRGRDVFRRLADEEKEHLAKLEARYRELIAQDPRLESQPAFLFFKGASEGLFAAGAEELTRKGVTDREALLIGIRCERASHRFFQRYGERFEESEGKRVFLEFAAEEREHRDLLVREYRDLMARQRQRAPRGRRPADRARSGPRGKRPA is encoded by the coding sequence ATGCTGTCTCCCGCTGAATTCGTCGAGCGGCATCGTCCTTCCGGCGGCCGGCGTTCCGGCAAACGGGACGTCATCGTCTCGGTGTTCCTCGAGCAGCAGGGGCATCTCAGCGCCGAACAGCTCGCCGATCTCGTCCGCGCGCGCGACCCGCGCATCAGCCGGGCGACGATCTACCGCACGCTGCAGTGGATGATCGACGCCGGCATCGCGCGGCGCGTGGACTTCGGCGGCGGCAACTTCCGGTTCGAACACGCCTACCGGCATCCCCGGCACTTCCATCTGATTTGCAAGCAGTGCCGGCAGTCGATCGAGTTCCTGAGCTCCGACATCGAGGCGCTCATCGAGGAGGTTGCCGTCGTCCGGCGGTTCCGGCCCGACGAGAGCGTGATTCAGATCTACGGCACGTGCGAGCACTGCGCAGCCGGGCGGCCCGCCGAGCCTCCCGCCGTGCCGCTCGACGCCGTGTTCGCGCGCGATGCGCTCCGCGTGGCGATTGCGACCGAGCGCAGCGGCCTGACGTTCTATGCCCGGGCTGCGAGGCTCGCGCGAGACTCGCGCGGGCGTGACGTGTTTCGTCGGCTGGCGGACGAGGAGAAGGAGCATCTCGCCAAGCTCGAGGCGCGCTACCGCGAACTGATCGCCCAGGATCCCAGGCTCGAGTCGCAGCCGGCCTTTCTCTTCTTCAAGGGCGCGTCCGAAGGGTTGTTCGCGGCCGGGGCCGAGGAGCTGACCCGCAAGGGCGTCACGGACCGCGAGGCGCTGCTCATCGGGATTCGCTGCGAACGCGCGTCGCACCGGTTCTTCCAGCGCTACGGGGAGCGGTTCGAGGAGTCCGAGGGCAAGCGGGTGTTTCTCGAGTTCGCGGCGGAGGAGCGCGAGCACCGCGACCTGCTCGTTCGTGAGTACCGGGATCTCATGGCTCGCCAGCGTCAACGTGCGCCCCGCGGCCGGCGCCCGGCGGACCGGGCCCGTTCCGGACCGCGCGGAAAACGTCCCGCGTGA
- the erpA gene encoding iron-sulfur cluster insertion protein ErpA — translation MIHVTETAAEKINELLVEENKVGSGLRVFVQGGGCSGFQYGLMIDEAGGDTDSDQIFEVNGVRLVVDPISLRYLKNAEVDFVDNQMGGGFTIKNPNAKSTCGCGSSFSA, via the coding sequence ATGATCCACGTGACCGAAACCGCGGCGGAGAAGATCAACGAGCTGCTCGTCGAGGAGAACAAGGTCGGGTCCGGGCTGCGCGTGTTCGTGCAAGGCGGCGGCTGCTCCGGATTTCAGTACGGCCTGATGATCGACGAGGCCGGCGGGGACACGGACTCGGACCAGATCTTCGAAGTCAACGGTGTCCGGCTCGTCGTCGATCCGATCAGTCTGCGGTATCTGAAGAACGCCGAAGTGGATTTCGTGGACAACCAAATGGGCGGCGGCTTCACGATCAAGAATCCGAACGCCAAGTCCACCTGCGGCTGCGGATCCTCGTTCAGCGCCTAG
- a CDS encoding aldehyde dehydrogenase family protein, with product MESPILVAGAWTTTAHALPVRNPYDDSLVGSTFLAGEAEFETAADAAVRTRRAMAALPAYERAEILLRVAGVLGREREAVAATLAAEAGKPIRDALGEVDRAVLTFRVSAEEAQRIGGELMPLDVVSRGRRRLAITRRVPVGPIAGISPFNFPMNLVAHKLAPAIAAGNPIVLKPATRTPLSALALARLLDEAGVPKGALSVMPMAREVGDQLVTDARFALLSFTGSADVGWQMKARAGRKRVVLELGGNAGVIVDRDADLDAAVAKMVAGGFAYAGQSCVSVQRIYVHDAIYDQFASRLVAAVERLSVGPPLDPTSDLSSLIDEREAARVQAWVDDAVAAGARILTGGRRLGRAGFAPTVLSDVPATSKVCAEEAFAPLVGLYRFSAFRSVIEEINRSRYGLQAGVFTNTLQHALLAFDELEVGGVILNDTPSYRMDQMPYGGVKDSGIGREGPRFAIEEMTDLRLLVINQDR from the coding sequence ATGGAGTCGCCCATCCTGGTCGCCGGCGCATGGACCACGACAGCCCACGCGCTCCCGGTGCGCAATCCCTACGACGACAGCCTGGTCGGATCCACCTTCCTCGCGGGCGAGGCGGAGTTCGAGACGGCCGCCGACGCTGCGGTGCGCACCCGCCGGGCCATGGCTGCGCTGCCAGCCTACGAGCGCGCCGAGATCCTGCTGCGGGTCGCCGGCGTGCTCGGCCGGGAGCGCGAGGCTGTCGCCGCAACGCTCGCCGCCGAGGCGGGCAAACCGATTCGAGACGCCCTGGGGGAAGTCGATCGCGCCGTGCTGACCTTTCGGGTCTCGGCCGAGGAAGCGCAGCGGATCGGCGGCGAGCTGATGCCGCTCGACGTCGTGTCGCGCGGCCGCCGCCGCCTGGCGATCACGCGCCGGGTACCGGTCGGCCCGATCGCCGGCATCTCGCCGTTCAACTTCCCGATGAACCTCGTCGCGCACAAGCTGGCGCCGGCGATCGCGGCAGGCAACCCCATCGTGCTGAAGCCGGCGACGCGCACGCCCCTCTCCGCGCTTGCGCTTGCGCGGCTGCTCGACGAAGCCGGCGTCCCGAAGGGTGCGTTGAGCGTGATGCCGATGGCACGCGAAGTCGGCGACCAGCTCGTGACCGACGCGCGTTTCGCGCTGCTGAGCTTCACCGGCTCGGCCGACGTCGGCTGGCAGATGAAGGCCAGGGCCGGGCGCAAGCGCGTCGTCCTCGAGCTCGGCGGAAACGCTGGCGTCATCGTCGATCGCGACGCCGACCTCGATGCCGCCGTGGCCAAGATGGTCGCCGGCGGATTCGCCTATGCAGGCCAGAGCTGCGTGTCCGTGCAGCGCATCTACGTGCACGACGCGATCTACGACCAGTTCGCGAGCCGTCTCGTCGCCGCCGTCGAACGGCTCAGCGTCGGCCCTCCCCTCGATCCGACGAGCGATCTGAGCTCGCTCATCGACGAACGCGAGGCCGCGCGCGTGCAGGCCTGGGTGGACGACGCGGTCGCGGCCGGCGCGCGCATCCTGACGGGCGGCCGCCGGCTCGGCCGCGCCGGCTTCGCGCCCACGGTGCTGAGCGACGTGCCCGCGACGTCCAAGGTCTGCGCCGAAGAGGCGTTCGCCCCGCTCGTGGGGCTCTACCGTTTCTCGGCATTCCGATCGGTGATCGAGGAGATCAACCGTTCCCGCTACGGCCTGCAGGCCGGCGTCTTCACGAACACCTTGCAGCACGCGCTGCTCGCCTTCGACGAGCTGGAAGTCGGCGGCGTCATTCTCAACGATACGCCGTCGTATCGCATGGACCAGATGCCGTACGGCGGCGTCAAGGACTCCGGCATCGGACGCGAAGGTCCGCGATTCGCGATCGAGGAGATGACGGACCTGCGGCTGCTCGTCATCAACCAGGACCGGTGA
- a CDS encoding glucose-6-phosphate isomerase, which yields MTDRASLQDLVARRIATRLVARDSLIYAPPEVADVHASVRNRLGWLDAPRAMTARVEEVARVVRAAASDGLTDVYLLGMGGSSLCAEVLRDVPGPRRASARLAVLDTTDERAVSDVTRSLVPDRSLFLVASKSGSTIEVTSLERHFWTVMHATTGERTGAHFVAITDPGTSLVAQARAERYRHTFVNPSDIGGRYSALSLFGLVPAALLGIDIEGLLASAARLATHCAHDDVANPGLALGAFMGNQAAAGRDKLTLIAAPPLAPIAAWIEQLVAESTGKLGTGILPIADEPPAPPAKYGSDRAFVAIVTREDRETRERAHALEAAGHPVFIIETEPADLGAEFYRWEFATAVAGHVLGVNPFDEPNVRDAKVRTQQQLDVRAKSGAFTLDPPLVPVGSGIARRQHGDIPSTHAGRYVALLDYLPQDAARGGAVARIRETIRHRTGAATTYGVGPRYLHSTGQYHKGGPNTGTFVLLTGADRTATAVPGAGYTFSVLKQAQALGDFEALVAAGRHVVHYHLDDSTADLPRVFERVVSDLT from the coding sequence ATGACCGACCGTGCGTCCCTCCAGGATCTCGTCGCGCGTCGCATCGCCACGCGCCTCGTCGCCCGTGATTCGCTGATCTACGCGCCGCCCGAGGTGGCCGACGTCCATGCCAGCGTGCGGAACCGCCTGGGATGGCTCGACGCTCCGCGCGCCATGACGGCGCGCGTCGAAGAAGTCGCTCGGGTCGTCAGAGCCGCGGCCAGCGACGGCCTGACGGACGTGTACCTGCTCGGCATGGGCGGCAGCAGCCTCTGCGCGGAGGTGCTGCGCGACGTGCCCGGCCCGCGGCGGGCCTCGGCCCGCCTGGCGGTCCTCGATACGACGGACGAGCGCGCCGTGTCGGACGTCACGCGTTCGCTCGTGCCCGATCGATCGCTGTTCCTCGTCGCGAGCAAGAGCGGCTCGACGATCGAGGTGACGTCGCTCGAACGGCACTTCTGGACCGTGATGCACGCGACGACGGGCGAGCGGACGGGCGCGCACTTCGTCGCCATCACCGATCCCGGAACGTCGCTCGTCGCGCAGGCCCGAGCCGAACGCTACCGACACACGTTCGTCAACCCGTCCGACATCGGCGGACGGTACTCTGCCCTGTCGCTCTTCGGCCTGGTGCCGGCGGCCCTGCTCGGCATCGACATCGAGGGCCTGCTCGCGTCGGCGGCACGTCTCGCCACGCACTGCGCGCACGACGACGTGGCGAATCCGGGCCTCGCGCTCGGGGCATTCATGGGCAACCAGGCGGCGGCCGGCAGAGACAAGCTCACCCTGATCGCGGCGCCGCCGCTCGCGCCGATCGCCGCCTGGATCGAGCAGCTCGTCGCCGAGAGCACCGGCAAGCTCGGCACGGGCATCCTGCCCATCGCCGACGAGCCGCCGGCCCCGCCGGCGAAGTACGGATCCGATCGCGCGTTCGTGGCCATCGTCACGCGCGAGGATCGCGAGACGCGCGAGCGCGCCCACGCGCTCGAGGCCGCCGGCCACCCGGTGTTCATCATCGAGACCGAGCCTGCCGATCTGGGCGCCGAGTTCTACCGCTGGGAGTTCGCCACGGCCGTCGCCGGCCATGTGCTGGGCGTCAATCCGTTCGACGAACCGAACGTGCGCGATGCGAAGGTCCGGACGCAGCAGCAGCTCGACGTCCGTGCGAAGAGCGGCGCGTTCACGCTCGATCCGCCGCTCGTGCCCGTCGGATCAGGCATCGCGAGGCGTCAGCACGGCGACATCCCGTCCACCCACGCCGGGCGCTACGTGGCGCTGCTCGACTATCTGCCGCAGGACGCAGCGCGTGGCGGCGCCGTCGCCAGAATCCGCGAGACGATCCGGCACCGCACGGGTGCGGCCACGACCTACGGCGTCGGGCCGAGATACCTTCATTCGACAGGGCAGTACCACAAGGGAGGGCCGAACACCGGCACCTTCGTGCTGTTGACGGGGGCGGACCGCACGGCGACGGCCGTGCCAGGCGCCGGCTACACGTTCAGCGTCCTCAAGCAGGCGCAGGCGCTCGGCGACTTCGAGGCTCTCGTCGCCGCAGGACGGCACGTCGTGCACTATCACCTTGACGATTCAACTGCCGATCTCCCCCGCGTGTTCGAACGGGTCGTCTCGGATCTCACGTGA
- a CDS encoding class I SAM-dependent methyltransferase, which translates to MTLPRPFVAAAACSLLTVLPAAQTPPHGRLFPPEDLVILESPDREAWQQPERIMDALRIADGFHVADIGAGGGWFTIRLARRVGPNGRVYAEDVQPQMIDSIQRRVSEGEGLRNVTTVLGTMDDPRLPTGLDAVLMVDTYSQLRNAVNLLEHINEALAPNGLLGVVDFKNDGAGGPGPAPEERVDPDVVRRDAAAAGLVFKSHETFLRYQYLLVFGKGPATSRSPKPAAR; encoded by the coding sequence GTGACCTTGCCTCGGCCGTTCGTCGCCGCCGCAGCCTGCAGCTTGCTGACGGTTCTCCCGGCCGCGCAGACGCCGCCGCACGGCCGGCTCTTCCCGCCGGAGGACCTCGTCATCCTCGAAAGCCCCGACCGGGAAGCCTGGCAGCAGCCCGAACGGATCATGGACGCCCTTCGGATCGCCGACGGCTTCCACGTGGCGGACATCGGCGCGGGCGGCGGATGGTTCACGATCCGCCTGGCCCGTCGCGTCGGTCCGAATGGCCGGGTGTACGCCGAGGACGTACAGCCGCAGATGATCGATTCGATTCAGCGGCGCGTCTCGGAGGGCGAAGGCCTGCGCAACGTGACCACGGTCCTGGGCACGATGGACGATCCGCGGCTGCCGACGGGGCTCGACGCCGTGCTGATGGTGGACACGTACTCGCAGTTGCGCAACGCCGTCAATCTGCTGGAACACATCAACGAGGCGCTGGCGCCGAACGGCCTGCTCGGTGTCGTGGACTTCAAGAACGACGGCGCGGGTGGTCCGGGACCGGCGCCCGAGGAGCGCGTCGATCCAGACGTCGTGCGGCGGGATGCGGCGGCCGCGGGACTCGTCTTCAAGTCCCACGAGACGTTTCTTCGCTACCAGTACCTTCTGGTCTTCGGAAAAGGTCCGGCGACGAGCCGATCACCCAAGCCGGCGGCCCGCTAG
- a CDS encoding biotin transporter BioY, producing MSAPVTSRALIASSIAGSALVTPLRIAVVALAAAFTAAAAQFTTTVPFTAVPFTLTPIAVLLTGAALGSRLGAMSQVVYVVSGVAGLAVFAPSATLPPGVLRVLGPTGGYLMAYPVAAFVTGWLAEQGWDRRYVSAFLAMLAGLGVIYAGGVSWLALAHVGAVGSALTIGLAPFVLLDVLKLAAAAMLLPKTWRLAGRRLG from the coding sequence GTGTCTGCTCCTGTCACGTCGCGTGCTCTGATCGCATCGTCCATCGCGGGCTCGGCGCTCGTCACGCCGCTCCGCATCGCGGTGGTCGCGCTCGCGGCCGCCTTCACGGCGGCGGCGGCCCAGTTTACGACGACCGTTCCGTTTACGGCCGTCCCGTTCACGTTGACGCCCATCGCGGTGCTGCTCACCGGGGCCGCGCTGGGCTCACGGCTCGGTGCGATGTCGCAAGTCGTCTACGTGGTCAGCGGGGTCGCGGGGCTCGCCGTGTTCGCGCCTTCAGCGACGCTGCCGCCCGGAGTGCTCCGTGTCCTCGGGCCGACGGGCGGGTATCTCATGGCCTACCCGGTCGCGGCGTTCGTCACGGGCTGGCTGGCCGAGCAGGGATGGGATCGGCGCTACGTCAGCGCGTTTCTCGCGATGCTCGCCGGCTTGGGCGTGATCTACGCAGGGGGCGTGAGCTGGCTGGCGCTCGCGCACGTTGGCGCCGTTGGTTCCGCGCTGACGATCGGTCTCGCCCCGTTCGTGCTGCTCGACGTGCTCAAGCTCGCCGCCGCGGCGATGCTTCTGCCGAAAACCTGGCGGCTAGCGGGCCGCCGGCTTGGGTGA
- the thiD gene encoding bifunctional hydroxymethylpyrimidine kinase/phosphomethylpyrimidine kinase — translation MRTALTIAGSDSGGGAGIQADLKTFAAHGVYGTSAVTAVTAQNTRAVGSVFLVPPDIVAAQIRMVVEDFGADAVKIGMLGSTGNASAVAEALRRWRLPHVVLDTVLASSTGVPLLEEGGVRVLQDELMPLAEVVTMNTREAHVLTGIIVVDVPTARTAASRLHDLGARAAIVKGGHLDGPPVDVLYDGRTFTEFAGERIATRHTHGTGCTFAAAIAARLALGHPLAPAIQAAKAYVTRALAQAPHLGSGHGPLAHFPQ, via the coding sequence ATGCGCACGGCACTGACAATCGCCGGAAGCGATTCGGGAGGCGGTGCCGGCATCCAGGCGGACCTCAAGACGTTTGCCGCGCACGGGGTCTACGGCACGTCGGCCGTCACGGCGGTGACCGCCCAGAACACGCGCGCCGTCGGCAGCGTGTTCCTCGTGCCTCCTGACATCGTCGCGGCGCAGATCCGGATGGTCGTCGAGGACTTCGGCGCCGACGCGGTGAAGATCGGCATGCTCGGCTCTACCGGGAACGCGTCGGCGGTAGCGGAAGCGCTGCGCCGCTGGCGTCTGCCGCACGTCGTCCTCGACACGGTGCTCGCGTCGAGCACCGGCGTCCCGTTGCTGGAGGAAGGCGGCGTGCGCGTACTGCAGGACGAACTGATGCCGCTGGCGGAGGTCGTGACGATGAACACCCGGGAGGCGCACGTGTTGACCGGCATCATCGTCGTGGACGTGCCCACGGCCCGGACGGCCGCCAGCCGTCTCCACGATCTCGGTGCACGAGCCGCGATCGTCAAGGGCGGTCATCTCGACGGGCCGCCTGTCGACGTGCTGTACGACGGGCGGACGTTCACCGAGTTCGCCGGCGAGCGGATCGCGACGCGGCACACGCACGGGACAGGCTGCACGTTCGCGGCGGCCATCGCGGCGCGCCTGGCCCTCGGTCATCCGCTGGCGCCGGCGATCCAGGCTGCCAAGGCTTACGTGACGCGTGCGCTCGCACAGGCGCCCCATCTCGGCAGCGGTCACGGCCCGCTCGCCCATTTCCCACAGTGA
- a CDS encoding dicarboxylate/amino acid:cation symporter yields the protein MTASLSSRLRRLSRLLYAQVLVAIVLGGLLGHYDPATAVALKPLGDGFIALVKMLISPVIFCTVVLGIAGAGEMKKVGRVGGKAILYFEVVSTIALVIGLIVVNVLRPGAGFNVDPATLDASAVATYAKAASEQSTAEFLLHMIPVTFIDAFTGSGNLLQVLLLAVLFGYAMLRLGDAAEPILHVIEAASRIFFGMMNVIMRLAPLGAAGAMAFTIGRYGVAALGPLVKLMGAFYLTCLLFVLLGLGAIAAFTGFSIVRFVSYIRDELLIVLGTSSSEAGLLPLMHKLERLGCSKSVVGLVVPSGYSFNLDGTNIYITMAAMFVAQALNIDLTITEQLTLLAVAMLTSKGASGVTGAGFVTLAATLAVVPSIPIAGLALILGIDRFMSEARALTNFVGNGVATIVVSRWEGELDRETLARELTRGAPSAASGTHT from the coding sequence GTGACCGCATCGCTATCGTCGCGCCTCCGCCGGCTCAGCCGGCTGCTCTACGCCCAGGTGCTCGTCGCCATCGTTCTCGGCGGTTTGCTGGGCCACTACGATCCCGCCACCGCCGTCGCGCTGAAGCCGCTCGGCGACGGCTTCATCGCGCTGGTCAAGATGCTGATCAGCCCGGTGATCTTCTGCACGGTCGTGCTGGGGATTGCCGGGGCGGGCGAGATGAAGAAGGTCGGCCGCGTCGGCGGCAAGGCCATCCTGTACTTCGAGGTCGTGTCCACCATCGCGCTCGTGATCGGCCTCATCGTCGTCAACGTCCTCCGGCCGGGTGCCGGCTTCAACGTCGACCCCGCGACGCTGGATGCGTCGGCCGTGGCGACGTACGCCAAGGCCGCCAGCGAACAGAGCACGGCGGAGTTCCTGCTGCACATGATCCCGGTGACGTTCATCGACGCCTTCACCGGATCGGGCAACCTGCTGCAGGTCCTGCTGCTCGCGGTGCTCTTCGGCTACGCGATGCTGCGCCTGGGCGATGCCGCCGAGCCGATCCTCCATGTGATCGAGGCCGCCTCCCGCATCTTCTTCGGGATGATGAACGTCATCATGCGCCTGGCGCCGCTCGGCGCCGCGGGCGCCATGGCCTTCACGATCGGACGCTACGGCGTGGCCGCGCTGGGCCCGCTGGTCAAGCTGATGGGCGCGTTCTATCTGACGTGCCTGCTGTTCGTCCTTCTCGGGCTCGGTGCCATCGCGGCGTTCACCGGGTTCAGCATCGTGCGCTTCGTCAGCTACATCCGCGACGAGCTGCTCATCGTGCTCGGGACGTCATCGTCCGAGGCGGGGCTGCTCCCGCTGATGCACAAGCTCGAACGCCTCGGGTGTTCCAAGTCCGTTGTCGGTCTCGTCGTGCCGTCTGGCTACTCGTTCAATCTCGATGGCACGAACATCTACATCACGATGGCGGCGATGTTCGTCGCGCAGGCCCTGAACATCGACCTGACGATCACCGAACAGCTCACGCTGCTCGCCGTGGCGATGCTGACGTCGAAGGGCGCCTCGGGCGTGACCGGCGCCGGCTTCGTCACGTTGGCGGCGACGCTGGCCGTGGTGCCATCGATCCCGATCGCCGGCCTGGCGCTGATTCTCGGAATCGACCGCTTCATGTCGGAAGCGCGGGCGCTCACGAACTTCGTCGGCAACGGCGTGGCCACGATCGTCGTCTCGCGCTGGGAAGGCGAGCTCGACCGCGAGACGCTCGCGCGTGAGCTCACCCGCGGCGCGCCGTCGGCCGCGTCCGGCACCCACACCTGA
- a CDS encoding molybdenum cofactor biosynthesis protein MoaE: protein MSAAPLVGIVREPLSLDRLTADVSARAEWLADGYGAIASFVGVVRAVHGGRRVRHLEYEAFAPLAEKVFRQIVAEADVEWPRTVLGLVHRVGRLEIGEASIVIVAASAHRAAAFAACRYAIERVKQIAPVWKHEFFEGGDAWVEGALADPTDDAARRQALERSCG from the coding sequence ATGTCCGCGGCGCCGCTCGTCGGCATCGTGCGCGAGCCGCTGTCGCTCGATCGGCTGACGGCCGACGTGTCGGCCCGGGCGGAATGGCTGGCGGACGGATACGGCGCGATCGCGAGCTTCGTCGGCGTCGTGCGCGCGGTGCACGGCGGGCGCCGGGTGCGACATCTCGAGTACGAAGCCTTCGCGCCGCTCGCCGAGAAGGTCTTCCGCCAGATCGTCGCGGAAGCGGACGTGGAATGGCCCAGGACCGTGCTCGGCCTGGTGCACCGGGTCGGACGGCTCGAGATCGGCGAGGCGAGCATCGTCATCGTCGCGGCGTCGGCGCACCGCGCGGCCGCCTTCGCGGCGTGCCGCTATGCGATCGAACGAGTCAAACAGATCGCCCCGGTGTGGAAACACGAGTTCTTCGAGGGCGGCGACGCCTGGGTCGAGGGCGCGCTGGCCGACCCGACCGACGATGCGGCGCGCCGCCAGGCGCTGGAGCGATCGTGCGGGTGA
- the moaD gene encoding molybdopterin converting factor subunit 1 has product MRVTVRLFAMLRERAGTSEWACDLPPGASAADAWRALVRAHAGLESFSGAVSPAVNEEFARMDTRLRDGDDVAFLPPVSGGQGERTQDDAAGS; this is encoded by the coding sequence GTGCGGGTGACGGTGCGGCTGTTCGCGATGCTGCGTGAGCGGGCGGGCACGAGCGAGTGGGCCTGCGATCTTCCACCGGGCGCGTCGGCGGCCGACGCGTGGCGCGCCCTCGTGCGCGCGCACGCCGGCCTCGAGAGCTTCAGCGGCGCCGTCTCGCCGGCCGTGAACGAAGAGTTCGCGCGAATGGACACGCGCCTCCGCGACGGCGATGACGTGGCTTTTCTGCCGCCCGTGTCGGGCGGTCAGGGTGAACGGACGCAGGATGACGCCGCAGGTTCTTGA
- the prfA gene encoding peptide chain release factor 1, which translates to MTPQVLEKLQSVEARYDELTRLLSDASIQADPSTYRTHSKSLADLQEIVDRYREYRHHERALVEARDLAASGDADLRELAAEEVTPLQAKLTALEAEIERLLIPKDPNDDRNVMLEIRAGTGGDEAALFAADLFRMYTRFAERHHWKVDVISSHATGVGGIKEVIASIEGRGAYRFMKHESGVHRVQRVPVTEASGRIHTSTATVAVLPEAEEVDIQIDPKDLRIDTFCSSGPGGQSVNTTYSAVRVTHLPTGLVVSQQDEKSQIKNRQKALKVLRARLYEIEMRRQQEAIAKERRGQVGTGERSEKIRTYNFKENRITDHRINFTIHQLADALDGDLDELMGALDAREMAERLREATAVGPAETRSAG; encoded by the coding sequence ATGACGCCGCAGGTTCTTGAGAAACTCCAGTCGGTCGAAGCGCGCTACGACGAGCTGACGCGCCTGCTCAGCGACGCCTCGATACAGGCGGATCCGTCGACGTACCGGACGCACTCCAAGTCGCTCGCCGATCTGCAGGAGATCGTCGACCGCTATCGCGAGTACCGCCATCACGAGCGCGCTCTCGTCGAGGCGCGCGACCTCGCCGCTTCCGGCGATGCCGATCTGCGCGAGCTCGCGGCCGAGGAAGTGACGCCGCTCCAGGCGAAGCTGACCGCGCTCGAAGCGGAGATCGAGCGGCTGCTCATCCCGAAGGACCCGAACGACGACCGCAACGTCATGCTCGAGATCCGGGCCGGCACCGGCGGAGACGAGGCCGCGTTGTTCGCCGCCGACCTCTTCCGCATGTACACACGCTTCGCCGAACGGCATCACTGGAAAGTCGACGTCATCTCGAGCCATGCCACCGGCGTCGGGGGCATCAAAGAGGTCATCGCGAGCATCGAGGGGCGCGGCGCCTACCGCTTCATGAAGCACGAGAGCGGCGTCCACCGCGTGCAGCGCGTCCCGGTCACCGAAGCGAGCGGCCGCATCCACACCTCCACCGCGACCGTCGCGGTGCTGCCCGAGGCGGAGGAAGTGGACATCCAGATCGACCCGAAGGATCTCCGGATCGACACCTTCTGCTCGAGCGGACCCGGCGGCCAGAGCGTCAACACGACGTACTCGGCAGTGCGGGTCACCCACCTGCCGACGGGGCTCGTCGTCTCTCAGCAGGACGAGAAGTCGCAGATCAAGAACCGCCAGAAAGCCCTGAAGGTCCTGCGCGCGCGCCTGTACGAGATCGAGATGCGGCGACAGCAGGAAGCGATTGCGAAGGAGCGGCGGGGCCAGGTGGGCACGGGCGAACGATCGGAGAAGATCCGGACGTACAACTTCAAGGAGAACCGGATCACCGATCATCGGATTAACTTCACGATCCATCAGCTCGCCGATGCCCTCGACGGCGATCTCGACGAGTTGATGGGGGCGCTCGATGCCCGCGAGATGGCCGAGCGGCTCCGCGAAGCGACGGCGGTCGGTCCGGCTGAAACGCGGTCGGCCGGCTGA